A segment of the Desulfofundulus kuznetsovii DSM 6115 genome:
GGTGCCCCGGGCGGGCCGTGCGGCTGGCCGGTATGAATGGCGGCTATTTTGGCTTGCGGCAAAAGGTGGTGGATCTGGCCACCGGGCTAGGCCGGGCTTCCGTTATGGAGGCCTTCCGGCTGGCAGCTATCGTGGCTGAAGATAAAGAGCTGGCTTTAGCCTACCTGGAGCTTTTCCTGCTGTGGTACCGGGATTTGCTGGTGTGGAAGGAAACCGGGGCACCCGGGTTGCTTTTCAACCAGGATCACCTTTCCCTGGTAGACCGGGAGGCCCGTTTGTACAGCTGCACCCGGCTCCTGGAGATCATCAAAGAAATTGAAAGAACCAGGGATTCCCTTCTGGCAAACGTTAATACCAGACTGGCACTGGAAATGCTTTTTATGCGTCTGGCTGGCGCCGCCTGATTGAACGGTGGCGACCGGGCCAGGGAGGCTGAATGGAGGGAAAGACATGCCCTACCGGGTTGTAGGGGTCAGGTTCAGGCGGGCGGGTAAAATCTACTACTTTGACCCGGGGGAATACCAGCTTAAACCCGGCGATACGGTTATTGTAGAAACGGCCCGCGGTATAGAAAACGGGCAGGTGGTGATCGGGCCCACCGAAGTGCCTGACGAAGAGGTGGTCGCGCCTTTAAAGAAGGTCATCCGCCCGGCGACCAGGGAAGACCTGGAGAAAATTGCCGCCAACAAAAAAAAGGAAAGACGGGCTTTTCAAATCTGCCTGGAAAAGATTTCCGCCCACGGTTTACCCATGAAGCTGGTGGACGTGGAGCAGACCTATGACGGAAACAAGATCATTTTTTACTTTACTGCCGAGGGGCGGGTTGATTTCCGGGAACTGGTGAGGGATCTGGCCTCGGTTTTCCGCACCCGCATCGAGCTGCGGCAAATTGGAGTGCGGGATGAAGCCAAGATGATGGGCGGCCTGGGTTGCTGCGGGCGGGAATTATGCTGCAGCACCTGGTTGTGCGACTTTGCCTCCGTTTCCATCCGCATGGCCAAGGACCAGAATCTTTCCCTGAATCCTACCAAGATTTCCGGTATTTGCGGGAGGTTAATGTGCTGCCTCAAGTATGAAAACGAGATTTACGAACAGGCCAAGGAGGAACATCCCGAAATTGGCGCCCGGGTGTTGACGCCCCAGGGGGAGGGCAGGGTCACAGCCGTAAACATTTTTCGTAAAACCGTGACGGTGGAATTAAAGGAAACCAGGCTTAACAAGGAGTATTCTTTTAGCGAGGTAATCACCAGGACGAGAGGTGACCAGTGTGCAAGCTCTGACCGCAATGCTCAAGGAAATGGAAGCCAGGATCCAGGCACTCGGGAGCGACATGCAGAAAATCAAAAAGCAGATCCGCCTTTTGATGGAGGAAAATGACAAGTTGCGGGAGGAGTTAGCCAGGGCCTACGGGCAGGCCGGCGACAGCACCCCTGCCAGGGGAGGGCTAAAAAACCTGTGGGACCTCTACCAGCAGGGTTTTCATATTTGCAACGTACACTTCGGCCGCATCCGGACGACGGAATGCCTGTTTTGTGAAGCATTTTGGGACAGGGAACGGGAGGGGGGAAGGTGAGTCAACAGGGAATCCTCTTTCTCTGCGCCACCCCCATTGGCAACCTGGAGGATATTACCCTGCGGGTTCTGCGGATATTGCGGGAAGTGGATCTGATTGCGGCCGAGGATACCCGCCACACCAGAAAGCTCCTGGCCCATTACGACATACACACACCGGTGGTCAGCTACCGCGAACAAAACCGCCGGCAAATGGGCCGGTATCTTTTAAGCCTGCTGGCGGCCGGCCGGAGGATCGCCCTGGTTTCCGATGCCGGCATGCCGGGTATATCCGACCCCGGGGAGGAACTGGTTTCCCTCTCCATAAGCCAGGGTATTCCAGTGGTGCCCCTGCCCGGACCCAGCGCGGCCCTGGCCGCACTGGTGGCCTCTGGTCTGCCCACCTCTTCTTTTTGTTTTGAAGGCTTCCTTCCGGCGGCAGCCGGTGCCAGGCGCCGAAAGCTGCAGGAGTTAAAGGGAGAGAGGCGGACCATTATTTTTTACGAAGCCCCCCACCGTCTTTTGGAAAGCCTTTCTGATATGGTTGAAATCCTGGGAGAGCGGCAGATTGCCGTTGCCCGGGAGCTGACCAAAAAATATGAAGAAATCTGGCGGGGTACATTGCCCCAGGCATTGGAACACTTTCGCCTCCACTCTCCCCGGGGCGAGTTTACCCTGGTGGTGGCCGGCGCCCGGGAAGAAGAGGTCGCGGGTACACGGGATGAATCCTGGCGGGGGCTTTCACTGCAGGAGCACGTTGCTCTCCTCCAGGTGCAGGGTATGGATAAAAAGGCAGCTATCCGGGAGGTGGCCCGGCTGCGGGGAATGTCCCGGCGGGACGTTTACAACCAGGTGGTTCGGGACGGTGAAGGAAACTCTTAAGGGCCGGTTGGTGATCAAAATCCCCTCCCACCCGGCCCTTCGCCATGGTCATTTAAGGTTATGATAATTTTATGATTCCTTACATGGCCTTGGCATTTTCAAACATTTCCACAGCACAGTTCCGGCATACCAGCTTGCCGCGGTAAAGCTGTACCTCCGCCGCGTTGCCGCAGAAGACGCAGCCGGGCTCGTACTTCTTAAGGATAATTTTTTCGTTGTCTACGTAGATCTCCAGAGCGTCCTTTTCGTCAATCCCCAGAGTTCTCCGCAACTCGATTGGAATAACCACCCTCCCCAGCTCGTCCACCTTTCTAACAACACCCGTTGACTTCAAAGTCTTTCCCTCCCCTTAAAATTTACATAGATCGACAAGAAACTAGTTTATCATACAAGTAAATGGTACCAAGTTACCCAGTTAAAGTCAATATGTTTTTGGCTTTTTTTGTATAAATTTTTCGCCTGAAGGGAAAACTTGACAAGTCAAGGCTTTTTTCAATACAATCTAGATGTTGGGAACAGGTGATGAAGGGGAAGAGTAGAGCTGCCAGTACCCGTACAGAGAGCGGGGGTCAGGTGAAAACCCGCCGGGGAAGACAGTTTGAACATGGCCCCGGAGCTGCCCGCTGAACGCCCTCAAGGCCCAAAGGGGCACACTTTTTCAGTGAAGGGTTTTAAGAGCGTGATTTAGCTCGAAAGCGAGCGACTTGAGCCAAGCGGCAGACCAAACTTAGCG
Coding sequences within it:
- a CDS encoding initiation control protein YabA, whose protein sequence is MEARIQALGSDMQKIKKQIRLLMEENDKLREELARAYGQAGDSTPARGGLKNLWDLYQQGFHICNVHFGRIRTTECLFCEAFWDREREGGR
- the rsmI gene encoding 16S rRNA (cytidine(1402)-2'-O)-methyltransferase; this translates as MSQQGILFLCATPIGNLEDITLRVLRILREVDLIAAEDTRHTRKLLAHYDIHTPVVSYREQNRRQMGRYLLSLLAAGRRIALVSDAGMPGISDPGEELVSLSISQGIPVVPLPGPSAALAALVASGLPTSSFCFEGFLPAAAGARRRKLQELKGERRTIIFYEAPHRLLESLSDMVEILGERQIAVARELTKKYEEIWRGTLPQALEHFRLHSPRGEFTLVVAGAREEEVAGTRDESWRGLSLQEHVALLQVQGMDKKAAIREVARLRGMSRRDVYNQVVRDGEGNS
- a CDS encoding PSP1 domain-containing protein: MPYRVVGVRFRRAGKIYYFDPGEYQLKPGDTVIVETARGIENGQVVIGPTEVPDEEVVAPLKKVIRPATREDLEKIAANKKKERRAFQICLEKISAHGLPMKLVDVEQTYDGNKIIFYFTAEGRVDFRELVRDLASVFRTRIELRQIGVRDEAKMMGGLGCCGRELCCSTWLCDFASVSIRMAKDQNLSLNPTKISGICGRLMCCLKYENEIYEQAKEEHPEIGARVLTPQGEGRVTAVNIFRKTVTVELKETRLNKEYSFSEVITRTRGDQCASSDRNAQGNGSQDPGTRERHAENQKADPPFDGGK
- a CDS encoding AbrB/MazE/SpoVT family DNA-binding domain-containing protein; the encoded protein is MKSTGVVRKVDELGRVVIPIELRRTLGIDEKDALEIYVDNEKIILKKYEPGCVFCGNAAEVQLYRGKLVCRNCAVEMFENAKAM